Proteins encoded within one genomic window of Couchioplanes caeruleus:
- a CDS encoding TetR/AcrR family transcriptional regulator: MDGRTRRRNDTRQRLYEAAVELIAEQGFSATTVDDIALRAKVAKGTVYYNFASKTALFEELLTHGIGLLTDEFRAAVEGLPPREAVAALVRTQLEYIRRYQAFAQLLLSEMWRTNREWQQTLVLLREQAISVIAETLKAGVKAGDLPADLDVRVASSALFGVGLVVAVDWLVFQPDRSIEEVEQSLLNVVRRAV; the protein is encoded by the coding sequence GTGGATGGAAGAACCCGCAGGCGGAATGACACCCGCCAACGCCTGTACGAGGCAGCGGTGGAACTGATCGCCGAACAGGGCTTCTCGGCGACGACGGTCGACGACATCGCACTGCGGGCGAAGGTCGCCAAGGGAACGGTCTACTACAACTTCGCCTCGAAGACGGCGCTCTTCGAGGAACTGCTGACACACGGCATCGGCCTGCTCACCGATGAGTTCCGAGCCGCGGTCGAAGGCCTGCCACCCCGTGAGGCGGTGGCGGCGCTGGTACGTACCCAGCTCGAGTACATCCGGCGCTACCAGGCGTTCGCGCAGCTCCTGCTCTCGGAGATGTGGCGAACGAACCGCGAGTGGCAGCAGACCCTGGTGCTGCTCCGCGAACAGGCGATCAGCGTGATCGCGGAAACGCTGAAGGCGGGAGTGAAGGCAGGCGACCTCCCCGCCGACCTGGACGTCCGGGTGGCCTCATCGGCTCTCTTCGGAGTGGGCCTGGTCGTGGCGGTCGACTGGCTGGTCTTCCAACCGGACCGCAGCATCGAGGAAGTGGAGCAATCCCTCCTCAACGTCGTCCGCCGCGCCGTCTGA